The following proteins are co-located in the Ketogulonicigenium robustum genome:
- the flbT gene encoding flagellar biosynthesis repressor FlbT, with translation MAGLVLKLAPFERVLINGAVIENGDKRSRLAVVSPRANILRLRDAIPPDQANTPVRRVCYIAQLMLTDDCAEAEGRKQLLQGIEQLSQALIDPDSRRLLAEATEACIAADYYRVLRRLRSLLPREDRLLSTRLEA, from the coding sequence ATGGCAGGCCTTGTGTTGAAATTGGCGCCTTTCGAACGTGTTTTGATTAACGGTGCCGTCATTGAGAACGGCGACAAACGCTCGCGATTGGCCGTGGTATCGCCGAGGGCCAACATTTTGCGCCTGCGCGACGCGATCCCCCCCGACCAAGCAAATACCCCCGTGCGCCGCGTCTGCTATATCGCGCAACTAATGCTGACGGACGATTGCGCCGAGGCCGAGGGCCGCAAGCAGCTTTTGCAAGGTATCGAACAACTGAGCCAAGCGTTGATCGACCCCGACAGCCGCCGCCTACTTGCCGAAGCGACCGAAGCTTGCATCGCCGCTGATTACTATCGCGTCCTCCGGCGGCTGCGCAGCCTGCTGCCGCGCGAGGATCGCTTACTTTCCACCCGATTGGAGGCGTAG
- a CDS encoding DUF1217 domain-containing protein — MSFQPVLPLSGYTGWRFLTQTLQRQTTAFAASGEVAMNTKYFRENIAKVETVDDLMSNRRLLSVALGAFGLQDDLNSKAFIQRVLTEGTETQGAFASKLSDKRYAALSSAFGFGNADGVQTSKADFADKIIARYTSESFEVAVGEQNGDLRLALNVAGGVADVLAAKGSENAQWFAMMGDSPLRNVFQTALGFPASFAQIDIDQQKEQFISRAKATFGITTFADFADPAAQEKLIRLFLVRSEINNSAFNSPASIALSLLGR, encoded by the coding sequence ATGTCGTTCCAGCCCGTGCTTCCGCTGTCCGGCTACACCGGCTGGCGCTTCCTGACGCAAACATTGCAACGCCAAACGACAGCGTTTGCCGCCTCGGGCGAGGTTGCGATGAACACGAAATACTTCCGCGAGAACATCGCCAAGGTGGAAACGGTTGATGACTTGATGTCGAACCGCCGTCTGCTGTCGGTCGCGCTGGGAGCATTCGGCCTGCAAGACGACCTGAATTCGAAGGCCTTCATCCAGCGCGTCCTGACCGAGGGAACCGAGACACAGGGAGCTTTCGCCAGCAAACTGTCGGACAAACGATATGCCGCCCTGTCCAGCGCCTTCGGCTTTGGCAATGCGGACGGAGTGCAGACGAGTAAGGCAGACTTTGCCGACAAAATTATCGCCCGCTACACCAGCGAATCGTTCGAGGTTGCCGTGGGCGAGCAGAACGGCGACCTACGTTTGGCGCTGAACGTGGCCGGCGGGGTCGCTGACGTTCTGGCAGCCAAGGGCAGCGAGAACGCCCAATGGTTCGCGATGATGGGTGACAGCCCGTTGCGCAATGTCTTCCAGACTGCGCTCGGCTTTCCCGCATCTTTCGCGCAGATCGATATTGACCAGCAAAAAGAGCAATTCATCAGCCGCGCCAAGGCGACTTTCGGCATCACTACTTTTGCAGACTTCGCCGACCCCGCCGCGCAGGAAAAGCTGATCCGACTGTTTCTGGTACGCAGCGAGATCAACAACAGCGCGTTCAACTCGCCCGCCTCGATCGCGCTGAGCTTGCTGGGGCGTTAA